The DNA region TGCGCGATCACGGCACCGCCCAGAGCATGGGCGGCTGGTTCGAGATCGGCTACGACAAGGACCGCGCCATGCAGTGCAACACCTTCAGCGCCGCCGCGAGCAAAGTGAACTGACCCCCGAACAGCATTCGAGCCCCGCCGCGATCCGCGACGGGGCTCGAAACAGCTACGGCTCAGTGGCCCGGGGTCTTACCGATGCGGTTCGGCGAATGCCCGTGCACGCCCTCGGCGTACGCGGTCTCCGCGTGCAGCGCGAAGTCCACACCGCCCAGCTCGTCCTCCTTGGCGACCCGGAAACCGACGAACCGGTCCAGCACCTTGCCCAGCGCGAACGTCATCCCGAAGGCGAACGCCGCCACCGTCACCACGCCCACCGCCTGCTTGCCGAGCTGACCCAGCCCGCCGCCGTAGAACAGGCCCTCGGGGCCACCGGTCATCACGGCCGAGGCCAGGAAGCCGATCAACAGCGTGCCCACGATGCCGCCCATGAAGTGCACGCCCACGACATCCAGCGAATCGTCGTAGTTGCCCTTGAACTTCCAGCTCACCGCGAACGAACACACCACGCCCGCCACCAGACCCACGACCACCGCGCCGATGGTGTTCACCTCACCGCAGGACGGCGTGATCGCCACCAGACCGGCCACCGCACCCGAGGCCGCACCGAACGTGGTCGGCTTGCCGTCCCGGCGCGCCTCGACCACCAGCCAGCCCAGCATGCCCAGACAGCCCGCCACCAGCGTGTTCAGGAACACCGCCGCCGCAATGCCATTGGCGGACAGCGCCGAACCGGCATTGAAACCGAACCAGCCGAACCACAGCAGGCCCGCGCCCAGCAGCACGAACGGCAGATTGTGCGGCCGCATCGCGTCCACCTTGAAGCCGTGCCGCGGGCCCAGCACGAAGACCATCGCCAATGCCGAAGCGCCCGAGGCGATCTCGACCACCAGGCCGCCCGCGTAATCCAGCGTGCCCAGGTGCGTCAGCCAGCCGTTCGGGGTCCACACCCAGTGCGCGATCGGCGCGTACACGATCAGCGCCCACACCGGCACGAAGATCATCCACGCCGAGAACTTGGTCCGATCGGCGATCGCGCCACTGATCAGGGCGACGGTCAGAATCGCGAAGGTCAGCTGGAAGGTGACGAACAGCAGCTCCGGCACCGCCGCGCCGCTGGCCTTGTCCACCACGTGCAGTGTCTCCGGATTGATCCCGGCGAGCCCGAAGTGCCCGAGATCGCCGATGAATCCGCCGCCCGCGTCGTCACCGAAGGCCATGCTGTACCCGCCCAGCAGCCACGCCACCGTCACCAGCGGAATGGAGATGAAGCTCATCATCAGCATGTTGAGCACACCGCTGGACCGCACCATGCCGCCGTAGAAGATCGCCAGGCCGGGTGTCATCAGCAGCACCAGCGCCGTGGCGGCCAACAGCCAGGCGGTGGCGGCCGGGTCGAGATGGGGTGTCATGCGGTAACTCCTTCTGCGCGTGATCGCGTTGCTGGAAGCGTGATCGCGTTGCGTGGAAGTTACCGAATTCTCACGTTAAGGCGCTGTTACAAAAATGAGGACTTGGATACCTCCCCGTAACAGCCTCAGCTGCGCTGTTCCCTGCTCTTTTTCGCCAGAGCGCGCAATCCGCGCGGGCCGGGCACCGGATTTCCGTCGTCGAGCGCCATCCATTCGGCGGTGATGAGCCACTGCGCCTGCGCGCGGGCGTCGGCTGTGTCGTTGAACACCCGCCGGCCTCGGTCGTCACGCAATTCGTAGGCCAGCACCGACCAGCGCGGCGGGCGCCCGTTCTCGGCCTGCTGGTCGCGCAGATACGCCGCCACCAGGGTGCCGATCGCGTTCACCGGTCGCAGCGAGACCCGGTTGCCGTAGCGCGCCGCGTGGAAACGCCTTCCGGCACATAGGGATCGGGGCGTGGCGTTGTAGGCGATCCAGCCCGACCGCTGCGCGCGCTCGATGAGCCACAGGTGCTTGATGGCGGTCGGCGGAATGTCGCCGACGCGGTCGCGGATCAGGGCGATCACCGGTTCGGTGAGCAGAATGTCGCGCCGGGTCGGGCCGGTGCCGTGCGCGATCCAGTAATCGTCGGTGAGCTTGGCCAGCACCCGCCCGAAGTCGTCGATGCTGCGCTGCGCCCGGCGGCCCAGCCGCTCGATGCGCTCGGCCTCGGCCCGCATGTCGTTCTGCACGAGGTGGGTGCGGATGGCGGCCAGGGTCGGCACCTGGCGGCGCTGTAAGAGCTCCAGGATCGCGCCCGCGGTGGCCGGATCGGCCGCGGCCGACACCGGTAGTGAATCACGCTTGATGTCGAAATCGTGCGGGCTGATGGCGCGGCTGAGCAGTCCGACGGCGGCGGAATCGTCCGCGAATTCGGTGCTGGCGAGCCAAGCGGTGGCGATGTCGTCGTGCGCAGGCACGGAGCATGTCCTCCGGGAGATTTGGTTGTGCCCCGGCCGGGATGAGGGACCGGCCGGGCGACCAACCTGATGAAGGTTTGGCTACCGAAGTTGCCGATGTCCACGGTAGCCAAGCGATTGCGATCTTGCCGCATCGATTCACTGGATCGTTATGTCCGCTGGGCGGAGTTGAAACAGAACGGAAGTCTGTATCTGGTCCTGTTGTCGGAATGCAACGTTCGACTATTACCGTTTCAACAAGACGCCAAGAATTTGCTATCCGGGTTGACGGGGTGTCAGTCCGGGTCGGTCGGTTTTGAGCGGGCCTCGAGATTGAATGTGATCTGCATCACACCGCAGTGGTTCTGCGGGACGGAAGCGACGTATCGGGCGAGCCGCCCGGCCGGTCGCGACCGGCGGCCCGGCCGCATGTCACCTCCTGTCGGGGCACCCCGGTAACCTCTCCCCGTGGCTCTGTACCGGAAGTACCGACCGGCAACGTTCGCTGAAGTGGTGGGTCAGGAGCACGTCACCGATCCGCTGAGTACGGCGCTCGACACCGGGCGGATCAGTCATGCCTACCTGTTCTCGGGACCGCGCGGATGCGGCAAGACCTCTTCGGCGCGCATCCTGGCGCGCTCGCTGAACTGTGTGGAGGGACCGACCTCCACGCCCTGCGGCGTCTGCTCCTCCTGCGTCGCGCTCGGGCCCGGCGGCTCCGGCAACCTCGACGTCATCGAACTCGACGCCGCCAGCCACGGCGGTGTGGACGACACCCGCGAACTGCGCGACCGCGCCTTCTACGCGCCGGCCGAGTCCCGGTACCGCGTCTTCATCGTCGACGAGGCGCACATGGTCACCACGGCGGGCTTCAACGCCCTGCTCAAGATCGTGGAAGAGCCGCCCGCCCACCTGATCTTCGTCTTCGCCACCACCGAGCCGGAGAAGGTGCTGCCGACCATCCGCTCGCGCACGCACCACTATCCCTTCCGGCTGCTTCCGCCCGCCACCATGCGCGGGCTGCTCGGCAAGATCTGCGAGCAGGAGCACGTGCAGGTCGAAGAATCGGTGTACCCCTTGGTGATTCGCGCCGGCGGCGGTTCCCCGCGTGACAGCCTCAGCGTGCTGGACCAGCTGCTGGCGGGCGCGGGCGCCGAGGGCGTCACCTATCCGCGCGCGGTGTCCCTGCTCGGGGTCACCGATGTCGCCCTGATCGACGACGCCGTCGAGGCGCTCGCCACCGCCGACGGGGCCGCCCTGTTCGGTGCCATCGACCGCGTGGTGGAGGCCGGTCACGATCCCCGCCGCTTCGCCACCGACCTGCTCGAACGCCTCCGCGACCTGATCCTGCTGCGCGCCGTTCCCGACGCCACCGACCGCAACCTGGTCACCGGCCCGGGCGACGTCATCGCCCGTATGCGCGCCCAGGCCGACAGCCTCGGCCCCGCCACCCTGGCCCGTCACGCCGAACTCCTGCACGAGGGCCTCGGTGACATGCGCGGCGCCACCAACCCGCGCCTGCTGCTCGAGGTCATCGCCGCCCGCATGCTGCTTCCCGCGGCCTCCGACGCCGAAACCGCCACGCTCCAGCGCCTCGAACTTCTCGAGCGCCGAATCGCGACCGGTGCGATCCCTTCCGCTCCGCAGCAGGGCCAGTCCGCCGCCCCGCAGTCCGCCGCGCCCGCCGCCCCGGCGGCCGGAGCCGGCAACGCTCGCCGTGGAGCCGCGGCCCTGGCCGCCCTGCGTGCCGAAAAGTCCGGCGCCCCTGAGCCTTCCGCCGCCACAGTGCCTGTCACCGCGCCCGATCCGGTTGCCGAAGTCGCGACGACGCAGACCGCGCCCGTCGCTCCCGGCGCCACCGCGGTGCGCCCGCCCGAGCTCGGTCCGGTGAACGCCGTACCGCAGACTCCGCCGGCTCCGGTAGTGGAAAGCCCTGCGCCGCAGCCGGTTCAGGCCGTCGTGGAGGCGACTCCCGAGCCGGACCCGGTCGAATCCGTTGCGCCGGTCGCCGAACCGCTCGCGCCCGAGCCGCCGGTGCCGGCTCCCGCGCCGGTCGTCGAGCCGGAGCCGGTTCCCGCGCCCGATCCCGTCGCTGTGGCCGCACCCGCGCCCGAACCGGTCGAGATCGCGGCACCGGTGGTCGGCGGGCCCGCGGGCGACGATGTGCTGCAGCAGGTCGAGGAAGCCTGGGCGGATATTCGGGCCAAGGTGCGGGAGTTCGGGGCCGCGGTGCATGCGCTGTTGTCCGGGGCGAGTGTGGCTCGGGTCGAGGGGGAGACGATCGTCCTCGCCCATCAGCACGCGCCGCTGGCGCAGCGGTTGTCGCAGCCGCAGTATCTGGAGGCCGTGCAGTCGGCCGTCAAGGCGGTGCTCGGGCGTGAGCACGGGGTGAAGTGGGAAGTCGGGGGTGCGGGGTCGGGTGGCGGCGCCGCCAAGTCCGCGGCGGGCAAGGCTCCCGCGAGCGCGCCCGCGGAACCGAAGAAGGCGGCGCAGAAGTTCTCGCGGCCGAGTCAGGCCAAGGCGGCCGCGGCTCCGGTCGTCGAGGCGGCTCCCTCGACCGGCTGGGGGAGTGTCGCGGCGCCCGCGCCGGCCGCCGCGGCGCCCGCGGATCCGGGTCCGGCGGGCGGGGATTCGTCCGCCGCCGAGAGTGCCCGGTTCGCACCCCCGGAGGACGATATTCCGCTGCCCGACGGGCCGGACCTTCCGGATGATCCGGGGCTGGGTGACTACTCGCCGGTAGGTTATGACGGCGTCCCACCTGCTACTACGCCGGAGGAGGAGCGGGAGATGCTGGAGGAGTCGGCCAAGCCGGTGCCTCCGGAAGAGCGCCGCGACCCGGATGAGGTGGCCCTAGCCCTTTTGGTGTCGGAGTTGGGCGCCACACCTCTGGAGGGTTGACAGTTCCCTCGGGTGCCAACTTAAGTTAACCGGAGTTCGCATAGTTCGGTACTATGATCGGGTGGCCGTGAGTATCGGTTTCGCGAGGTTCTAAGGTATGCCCAGGCGTACGGGTTACCGGAGCGTCAACAAACCGGCTCGGGACGTTGTTTGTACAGCGTCAAAGGCGATCGGTCGTGGGGCCGGTCGGCGAGGTATGGCTACGGCACGGCCCGCACAACGCGGTGACGGCGCACCCAAGAGAGGAAAACTCCGATATGACCACAGAGGCCTACATTTACGAGGCCATCCGCACCCCGCGCGGCAAGAACCGCGGGGGGTCGCTGCACTCGGTCAAGCCGATCGACCTGACCACCGGTCTGGTCCAGGAGCTGCGGAAGCGCTTCCCGAACCTGGACGAGGCTCGCATCTCGGACATCATCCTGGGTGTCGTCTCGCCGGTCGGTGACCAGGGCGCGGACATCGCCCGCACCACCGTGCTCACCGCGGGCCTGCCCGACACCGTCGGCGGCTTCCAGATCAACCGCTTCTGCGCCTCGGGCCTCGAGGCCGTCAACCTGGCCGCCCAGAAGGTGCGCTCGGGCTTCGACGACCTGGTCATCGCCGGTGGCGTCGAGTCCATGTCCCGCGTGCCGATGGGCTCCGACGGCGGCGCCATGTTCATGGACCCGAAGACCAGCTACGAGAGCTACATTGTCCCGCAGGGCATTTCGGCCGACCTGATCGCCACCATCGAGGGCTTCACCCGCGATGACGTCGACGCCTACGCCGTGCGCTCGCAGGACCTGGCCGCCAACGCCTGGAAGAACGGCTACTTCGCCAACTCCGTCGTCCCGGTCAAGGACCTGAACGGTCTGACCGTGCTGGACAACGACGAGCACATGCGTCCCGGCACCACCGCCGCCGACCTCGGCAAGCTGAACCCGGCCTTCGCCGGCATCGGCGAGATGGGCGGCTTCGACGCGGTGGCCATGCAGCGCTACCACTTCGTCGAGTCCATCAACCACGTGCACCACGGTGGTAACTCCTCGGGCATCGTCGACGGCGCCGCCATGGTGCTGATCGGTTCCGAAGAGGCCGGCGCCGCGTCGGGTCTGACCCCGCGCGCCCGCATCGTGGCCACCGGCACCTCCGGCGCCGACGCCACCATCATGCTCACCGGTCCGACCCCGGCCGCCGAGAAGGCGCTGGCCAAGGCCGGTCTGAAGCGCGAGGACATCGATCTCTACGAGATCAACGAGGCCTTCGCCTCCGTCGTCCTGAAGTTCCAGAAGGACCTGCAGATCCCGGACGAGAAGCTGAACGTCAACGGCGGCGCGATCGCCATGGGTCACCCGCTGGGCGCGACCGGCGCGATGATCACCGGCACCGTGGTCGACGAGCTGCACCGTCGCAACGCCCGCTACGGCCTGATCACCCTGTGCATCGGCGGCGGCATGGGTGTCGCCACCATCATCGAGCGCGTCTGACGCCCACCGACTTTTTCTCAAGGGAGACACGAAAGACTATGACCGAGAACATGATCGGCTGGGAAAAGGACGCCGACGGCATCGTCGTGCTGACCATGGACGACCCCAACCAGGGCGCCAACACCATGAACCAGCTCTACAAGGACTCGATGAAGGCGACCGTCGATCGCCTGGAGGCCGAGAAGGACGACATCACCGGTGTCGTCATCACCTCCGCGAAGAAGACCTTCTTCGCCGGCGGCGACCTCAAGAACATGATGAAGACCACGCCCGAGGACGCGGCCTCCATCATGGAAGAGCTCACCACCATCAAGGGTGACCTGCGCCGTCTGGAGAAGCTGGGCAAGCCGGTCGTCTCCGCGATCAACGGCGCTGCCCTGGGCGGCGGCCTGGAGATCACCCTGGCCACCCACTACCGCATCGCCGCCGATGTGAAGGGCGTGCAGCTGGGTCTGCCCGAGGTCTCCCTCGGCCTGCTCCCGGCCGGTGGCGGCGTCACCCGCATCACCCGCATGCTGGGCATCGCCAACGGCCTGATGGGCGTGCTGCTGCAGGGCCAGAAGTTCACCCCGGCCAAGGCCAAGGCCACCGGCCTGATCAACGAGGTCGTCGGCTCGATCGAGGAGCTGGTCCCGGCCGCCAAGGCGTGGATCAAGGCCAACCCGGACAAGGGCGTGCAGCCCTGGGACGTCAAGGGTTACAAGATCCCGGGCGGCACCCCGTCCACCCCGGCGCTGGCCGCCAACCTCCCGGCCTTCCCGGCCAACCTGCGCAAGCAGCTCAAGGGCCAGAACATGCCGGCCCCGCAGGCCATCATGGCCGCCGCGGTCGAGGGCGCGCAGGTCGATTTCGACACCGCGTCGATCATCGAGTCCCGCTACTTCGTGTCCCTGCTGACCGGCCCGGTCGCCAAGAACATGATCCAGGCGTTCTTCTTCGACCTGTCGCACATCAACAACGGCGGTTCGCGTCCCAAGGACGTGCCGAAGCGTGAGATCAAGAAGGTCGGCGTGATCGGCGCGGGCATGATGGGCGCGGGCATCGCGTACGTCACCGCCAAGGCCGGCATCGACGTCGTCCTCAAGGACGTCACCATCGAGGCCGCGAACAAGGGCAAGGACTACTCGGTCAAGCTCGAGGAGAAGGCGCTCTCGCGCGGCAAGACCACCGAGGAGAAGTCGAAGACCCTCCTGGACCGCATCAAGCCGACCGCCGACCCGGCCGACTTCGCGGGCGTGGACTTCGTCATCGAGGCCGTGTTCGAGAACCCGGAGCTCAAGGCGAAGGTCTTCGGCGAGATCGAGGACATCGTGGACGCCGACGCGCTGCTCGGCTCCAACACCTCGACCCTGCCGATCACCCTGCTGGCCAACGGCGTGAAGCGGGCCGAGGACTTCATCGGCATCCACTTCTTCTCCCCGGTCGACAAGATGCCGCTGGTCGAGATCATCAAGGGCGAGAAGACCTCCGACGAGGCGCTGGCCCGGGTGTACGACTACACCCTCGCGATCCGCAAGACCCCGATCGTGGTGAACGACTCGCGTGGCTTCTACACCTCGCGCGTAATCGGCAAGTTCATCAACGAGGCCATCATGATGCTCGGTGAGGGCGTCGACCCGCAGACCATCGAGCAGGCCGGTCTGCAGGCGGGCTACCCGGCGGCGCCGCTGAAGCTGTCGGACGAGCTGAACTTCACCACCATGCAGAAGATCTACAAGGAGACCGCCGAGGCCCTGCTGGCCTCCGGTGGCGAGATCGACGCCGCCTCCGGCGCGACCGCGCAGATCCTGAACAAGATGGTGGACGAGTTCGACCGCAAGGGTAAGGCCGGCGGCGCGGGCTTCTACGACTACACCGATGGCAAGGCCACCGGTATCTGGTCGGAGCTGCGTTCCACCTTCGGCACCTCGACCACCCTCCCCGAGGGCGTCACCCTGCAGGATCTCAAGGACCGCATGCTGTTCGCGGAGGCCATCGAGACCCAGAAGTGCTTCGACGAGAACGTGCTGACCTCGACCGCCGACGCCAACATCGGCTCGATCTTCGGCATCGGTTTCCCGGCCTGGACCGGTGGTACCCACCAGTTCATCGTCGGCTACCCGGGCGGACAGGAAGCCTTCGTGGCCCGCGCCGACGAGCTGGCCGCCAAGTTCGGCAGCCGCTTCGAGGTTCCGGCTTCGCTGCGCAAGTAGTACCGGCGCGCGAGCGCTGAATCGATCGGCGTGCGAGCGCTGAAACACCCGACCCGGGTCGCGAATACGCGGCCCGGGTCGCGTGTTCTACAGGTATGGGAGCAGGAGCGGGCGCGAGACCGAAAAGGGTCCACATGCCCGAGCGGTCCGCGCTACGTTGAATGTGCGGGTAGAACACCGGAAGCAGCCCAGGTCGAGGTGGTCGAGATGAACTCACAGGCGCGCCCGGATGGCTCGCGGCGTGAGCAGACCTCTCCCGAAAACTCCACGCAGGCATATCTTCCCGTGAACCTCGACGACGAACTGGAGGCCATGGGCCTGTTCGACGCGGAGGAGATCGGGCGGGGCGGCTTCGGGGTGGTGTATCGCTGTGCCCAGCGCGCCCTGGACCGGGTGGTGGCGGTCAAGGTGCTGTCCGCGGAGATCGACGACGAGAGCCGGGAGCGGTTCCTGCGCGAGGAACACGCAATGGGACGGCTGTCGGGGCATCCGAACATCGTGGACATCCTCCAGGTGGACGTGACTCCGACCGGGCGGCCTTTCATCGTGATGCCGTACGCCACCCGCGGCTCCCTCGAGCAGGTGGTGCGCGACAGCGGGCCGCTGTCCTGGGCGGATTCGCTGCGGGTGGGCGTGAAACTGGCCGGGGCCATCGAGACCGCGCACCGCGCCGAGGTGCTGCACCGGGACGTGAAACCCGCGAATGTGCTGTTGAGCCGGTACGGGGAGCCGCAGCTCACCGACTTCGGAATCGCGCGGATTCCGGGCGGTTTCCGCACGTCCACGAGTTTGATCACCGGGTCGCCCGCGTTCACCGCGCCCGAGGTGCTCAAAGGGGATGAGCCGACGGTCCGTTCGGACGTGTACGGGCTCGGGTCCACCCTGTTCGCGCTGCTGACCGGCCATGCCGCCTTCGAGCGGCAGGCGGGGGAGAAGATCGTGGCGCAGTTCCTGCGGATCACCAGTCAGCCGGTCCCGGACCTGCGGGAGCTGGAGATTCCGGCGGATGTGGCCGCGGCCATCGAGGCGGCCATGTCGCCGGAGCCGGGTGATCGGCCCGCCAGCGCGGTGGAGTTCGGTGAGCTGCTGCGCGCGGTGCAGGGTGATCACGGTCAGATGCCGGACGAGATGGCCCTGATCGACGGCTCGGAACCCGGTGTGGACGGCGCCGATCCGGCCACCGGCTACACCACCCGGCGGACGCGCCCCGTGGTCAGCGCGCCGCGCACCCGTTCGCTGACGCTGCGCCCGACCGGTAATCCGAGTGCGGTGTTCGGGACCGGCAATACACTGCCGCCCACGGCCACAACGAAATTCCGTCCGCCGATCCCGGCGCGCGAGCCGATCGCCCGGCCCCGGCTGCTGGATCCGCTGCGCGCGGGCGGCCGCCGCCGGTTGGCGGTGATCCACGGCCCGGCCGGGTTCGGCAAGAGCACGGTGGCCGCGCAATGGTGTGCCGAGCTCACCGATCGCGGGGTGGCGACGGCCTGGATCGGGATCGACCGCGACGACGACAACGAGGTGTGGCTGCTGGCCCACATCATCGCCGCGATTCGCAAGGTGCGTCCGGAGATCGGCGCGGGGCTCGAGCAGTTGCTGGAGGAGCGGCCCGCGGAGGCGGTGCCGTACGCGGTGTCGGCGCTCATCGACGAGGTGCAGGCCAGTGCGAGCCCGGTGGTCGTGGTGGTGGACGACTGGCATCGGATCACCGATGCCGGGGCGCAGCGCGTGATGGCGTCGCTGCTCGACAATTGTTCGCACGAACTGCGTTTCGTGATCACCAGCCGGGAGCGGGCGGGGCTGCCGTTGAGCCGCCTGCAGGTGGCCGACGAGCTGGTCGAGATCCGGTCGGGGCAGTTGCGGCTGACCGCGGCCGAGACCCGGCAGATCCTGGTCGATCGCCTCGAATTGGAGTTGACCGATCGTCAGGTCGAGCAGATCCATGCCGCCACCGACGGCTGGCCGGCGGCGATCCAGCTGGCGGGATTGTCGTTACGGGCGGCCGATCACGACGTGGATCGGCTGATCGCCGGACTGTCGGCGACAACCAGGCGATCCGGGAGTATCTCGCGGAGAACGTGCTGGGCACCATCGAGCCGCGGATGCTCGAATTCCTCGGCGCCATAGCGATTCCCGAGCGGGTGAACGCCTCGCTGGCCGAGGCGCTATCGGGGGCGAAGGATGCCGCCGACCTGCTCGATCAGGCCGAGCGGCGGGAACTGTTCGTGCATCGGGTGCCCGACGATCCGAGCTGGTACCGGATGCAGCCGATGGTGGCCGAGCACCTGCGGTCCCGGCTGGACCGGGCACAGCCGGGGCAGTTGAAGAAGTTGCACGGCAAAGCTTCTCGCTGGTTCGCCGAGCACAATCTGATCAAGCAGTCGGTGGATCACGCGCTGGCGGCCACCGATCTGAAGTACGCGCTGGATCTGGTCGAGAAGGGCGGCATGGACCTGATCGACAGTTCCCGGCTGGCGACCCTGTTCGGCACGGTGTCGAAACTGCCGGTGCAGCAGGTGGCTTCGCGGTCCAAACTGCTGATGGCGCTGGCCCGCGCGAATGTGAATCTGCAGCAGTCCGGGGCGGCTCGGACCGCGCTGGGCCGATTGTCGAACATGCTGGCGCGCAGCGGGACCGACGATACCGAGGCGGTGAATCAGCGTTGCCAGGCGGCGGTGCTGGCGGCGGCCGACCAGGTGGCGCGGGACCGCACCGAGGGTGTGCTCGACAAGATCACCGAATGCCTGAAGCTGTCCGACGACCTCCCGGCCTGGACGGTGTCCACGGCCGCGAATCTGGCGTCGTTCGTGCGGCTCTGCGATTTCGACTTCGAGGGGGCGCGGACCATGCAGGACTGGGCCGCGCCGTTCCACGCGCGCTCGGCCGATCCGCTGGGTGCGGTGTTCGGCCTGTGCGCCCGGGGCGACGCCGCCTACGAGCAGCTCGATATCGCTACCGCCACACAGTGTTTCGAGCAGGCCTGGCAGACCGCCCGGGACCGGGCCGGTTCCCGTTCGCACGCGGTGCGGGTCGCGGCGGCGCTGCTGGGTGAGGTGGCCTACCGCCGCGGGGATCTCGACAGCGCGGAGCGACTGCTGGATCAGAGCCACGAATTGACCGCCCGCGTCGGCCCGGTGGATTTCCTGGTCACCATTTTCGTGTGCGGCGCGCGGGTGAAAGCCGTTCGCGGCGACCTGGAGACGGCCGCGGCCCGCCTGGACGAGGGCGCGCGCATCGCCGCCGACCGCAAGCTGCCCCGGCTGGCCGCGCAGGTCCGGGCCGAGCGGCTGCGCCTGGGCCTGCCCGGCGACTCACTCACCGCGGGCCTGGTCACCGATCCGATGGCGCGCATCCCGCGGCACGCGACCGGCGCGGCGGTGCTGACCGCCGAGGCCGAGGAGATCGCCACCATCC from Nocardia tengchongensis includes:
- a CDS encoding ammonium transporter, which encodes MTPHLDPAATAWLLAATALVLLMTPGLAIFYGGMVRSSGVLNMLMMSFISIPLVTVAWLLGGYSMAFGDDAGGGFIGDLGHFGLAGINPETLHVVDKASGAAVPELLFVTFQLTFAILTVALISGAIADRTKFSAWMIFVPVWALIVYAPIAHWVWTPNGWLTHLGTLDYAGGLVVEIASGASALAMVFVLGPRHGFKVDAMRPHNLPFVLLGAGLLWFGWFGFNAGSALSANGIAAAVFLNTLVAGCLGMLGWLVVEARRDGKPTTFGAASGAVAGLVAITPSCGEVNTIGAVVVGLVAGVVCSFAVSWKFKGNYDDSLDVVGVHFMGGIVGTLLIGFLASAVMTGGPEGLFYGGGLGQLGKQAVGVVTVAAFAFGMTFALGKVLDRFVGFRVAKEDELGGVDFALHAETAYAEGVHGHSPNRIGKTPGH
- a CDS encoding DNA polymerase III subunit gamma and tau yields the protein MALYRKYRPATFAEVVGQEHVTDPLSTALDTGRISHAYLFSGPRGCGKTSSARILARSLNCVEGPTSTPCGVCSSCVALGPGGSGNLDVIELDAASHGGVDDTRELRDRAFYAPAESRYRVFIVDEAHMVTTAGFNALLKIVEEPPAHLIFVFATTEPEKVLPTIRSRTHHYPFRLLPPATMRGLLGKICEQEHVQVEESVYPLVIRAGGGSPRDSLSVLDQLLAGAGAEGVTYPRAVSLLGVTDVALIDDAVEALATADGAALFGAIDRVVEAGHDPRRFATDLLERLRDLILLRAVPDATDRNLVTGPGDVIARMRAQADSLGPATLARHAELLHEGLGDMRGATNPRLLLEVIAARMLLPAASDAETATLQRLELLERRIATGAIPSAPQQGQSAAPQSAAPAAPAAGAGNARRGAAALAALRAEKSGAPEPSAATVPVTAPDPVAEVATTQTAPVAPGATAVRPPELGPVNAVPQTPPAPVVESPAPQPVQAVVEATPEPDPVESVAPVAEPLAPEPPVPAPAPVVEPEPVPAPDPVAVAAPAPEPVEIAAPVVGGPAGDDVLQQVEEAWADIRAKVREFGAAVHALLSGASVARVEGETIVLAHQHAPLAQRLSQPQYLEAVQSAVKAVLGREHGVKWEVGGAGSGGGAAKSAAGKAPASAPAEPKKAAQKFSRPSQAKAAAAPVVEAAPSTGWGSVAAPAPAAAAPADPGPAGGDSSAAESARFAPPEDDIPLPDGPDLPDDPGLGDYSPVGYDGVPPATTPEEEREMLEESAKPVPPEERRDPDEVALALLVSELGATPLEG
- a CDS encoding acetyl-CoA C-acetyltransferase encodes the protein MTTEAYIYEAIRTPRGKNRGGSLHSVKPIDLTTGLVQELRKRFPNLDEARISDIILGVVSPVGDQGADIARTTVLTAGLPDTVGGFQINRFCASGLEAVNLAAQKVRSGFDDLVIAGGVESMSRVPMGSDGGAMFMDPKTSYESYIVPQGISADLIATIEGFTRDDVDAYAVRSQDLAANAWKNGYFANSVVPVKDLNGLTVLDNDEHMRPGTTAADLGKLNPAFAGIGEMGGFDAVAMQRYHFVESINHVHHGGNSSGIVDGAAMVLIGSEEAGAASGLTPRARIVATGTSGADATIMLTGPTPAAEKALAKAGLKREDIDLYEINEAFASVVLKFQKDLQIPDEKLNVNGGAIAMGHPLGATGAMITGTVVDELHRRNARYGLITLCIGGGMGVATIIERV
- a CDS encoding 3-hydroxyacyl-CoA dehydrogenase NAD-binding domain-containing protein, translated to MTENMIGWEKDADGIVVLTMDDPNQGANTMNQLYKDSMKATVDRLEAEKDDITGVVITSAKKTFFAGGDLKNMMKTTPEDAASIMEELTTIKGDLRRLEKLGKPVVSAINGAALGGGLEITLATHYRIAADVKGVQLGLPEVSLGLLPAGGGVTRITRMLGIANGLMGVLLQGQKFTPAKAKATGLINEVVGSIEELVPAAKAWIKANPDKGVQPWDVKGYKIPGGTPSTPALAANLPAFPANLRKQLKGQNMPAPQAIMAAAVEGAQVDFDTASIIESRYFVSLLTGPVAKNMIQAFFFDLSHINNGGSRPKDVPKREIKKVGVIGAGMMGAGIAYVTAKAGIDVVLKDVTIEAANKGKDYSVKLEEKALSRGKTTEEKSKTLLDRIKPTADPADFAGVDFVIEAVFENPELKAKVFGEIEDIVDADALLGSNTSTLPITLLANGVKRAEDFIGIHFFSPVDKMPLVEIIKGEKTSDEALARVYDYTLAIRKTPIVVNDSRGFYTSRVIGKFINEAIMMLGEGVDPQTIEQAGLQAGYPAAPLKLSDELNFTTMQKIYKETAEALLASGGEIDAASGATAQILNKMVDEFDRKGKAGGAGFYDYTDGKATGIWSELRSTFGTSTTLPEGVTLQDLKDRMLFAEAIETQKCFDENVLTSTADANIGSIFGIGFPAWTGGTHQFIVGYPGGQEAFVARADELAAKFGSRFEVPASLRK
- a CDS encoding serine/threonine-protein kinase, producing MNSQARPDGSRREQTSPENSTQAYLPVNLDDELEAMGLFDAEEIGRGGFGVVYRCAQRALDRVVAVKVLSAEIDDESRERFLREEHAMGRLSGHPNIVDILQVDVTPTGRPFIVMPYATRGSLEQVVRDSGPLSWADSLRVGVKLAGAIETAHRAEVLHRDVKPANVLLSRYGEPQLTDFGIARIPGGFRTSTSLITGSPAFTAPEVLKGDEPTVRSDVYGLGSTLFALLTGHAAFERQAGEKIVAQFLRITSQPVPDLRELEIPADVAAAIEAAMSPEPGDRPASAVEFGELLRAVQGDHGQMPDEMALIDGSEPGVDGADPATGYTTRRTRPVVSAPRTRSLTLRPTGNPSAVFGTGNTLPPTATTKFRPPIPAREPIARPRLLDPLRAGGRRRLAVIHGPAGFGKSTVAAQWCAELTDRGVATAWIGIDRDDDNEVWLLAHIIAAIRKVRPEIGAGLEQLLEERPAEAVPYAVSALIDEVQASASPVVVVVDDWHRITDAGAQRVMASLLDNCSHELRFVITSRERAGLPLSRLQVADELVEIRSGQLRLTAAETRQILVDRLELELTDRQVEQIHAATDGWPAAIQLAGLSLRAADHDVDRLIAGLSATTRRSGSISRRTCWAPSSRGCSNSSAP